A genomic stretch from Croceibacterium aestuarii includes:
- the flgM gene encoding flagellar biosynthesis anti-sigma factor FlgM: protein MDRIDPPVLNGSLSRLKTRGAAPVSRVETTRASAEGGAKPGVVTTAVTASSAGAEPPVDTGRVAEIRKAVEQGRYPVVPTKIADAMIAAGFLLRTRG, encoded by the coding sequence ATGGACCGGATCGACCCGCCAGTGCTGAATGGCAGCTTGTCCCGCCTCAAGACGAGGGGGGCCGCGCCAGTTTCACGCGTAGAGACGACGCGCGCTTCCGCCGAAGGCGGTGCCAAGCCGGGCGTCGTCACGACTGCGGTAACAGCGTCTTCCGCTGGTGCCGAACCACCCGTCGATACCGGCCGCGTGGCCGAGATCCGCAAGGCTGTGGAGCAGGGCCGCTACCCGGTGGTCCCGACCAAGATCGCCGATGCGATGATCGCCGCCGGCTTTCTCCTGAGGACTCGCGGATGA
- a CDS encoding sigma-70 family RNA polymerase sigma factor: protein MIQDHSHFSAANAYRGDLAERVRSFLPMVRKLAWHLSGSGGPTVDVEDLIQAGLVALTECAQKHEGPSEDGFAAYAKLRVRGAMVDLLRSSSPDRRGARAKRKRLEEEQARLAAELGRDPSSAELAEAVGMELDELHRLRRDVVEARVSSIEDCYSDADAAFASDEPDAEAVLLQHEDRELLAQAIGTLSERHQLVIQLYFVEELNLSEIAAVLGVSVPRVHQLKASALDKIQQAFVAVEDRASV, encoded by the coding sequence ATGATACAGGACCATTCCCACTTTTCCGCCGCCAACGCTTATCGCGGCGACCTGGCCGAACGGGTCAGGAGCTTCCTGCCGATGGTGCGCAAGCTGGCCTGGCACTTGTCCGGGAGCGGCGGGCCCACCGTCGACGTCGAGGACCTCATCCAGGCGGGGCTCGTCGCCCTGACCGAATGCGCGCAGAAGCACGAGGGACCGAGCGAAGACGGCTTTGCCGCTTATGCGAAGCTGCGCGTGCGGGGCGCCATGGTCGACCTCCTTCGCAGCAGCTCCCCCGATCGGCGCGGTGCGCGCGCCAAGCGCAAGCGCCTCGAAGAGGAGCAGGCGCGGCTCGCCGCCGAGCTCGGCCGCGACCCGTCCTCGGCGGAGCTGGCCGAGGCGGTCGGGATGGAACTCGACGAGCTGCACCGCCTCCGCCGCGACGTCGTCGAAGCGCGGGTAAGCTCGATCGAGGATTGCTATTCGGACGCCGACGCCGCGTTCGCATCCGACGAACCGGATGCCGAGGCGGTCCTCCTGCAGCACGAGGATCGTGAGCTTCTGGCGCAGGCCATCGGCACGCTTTCCGAGCGGCACCAGCTGGTCATCCAGCTCTACTTCGTCGAGGAACTCAACTTGTCCGAGATCGCCGCCGTGCTCGGCGTGAGCGTGCCGAGAGTGCATCAGCTCAAAGCCTCGGCGCTCGACAAAATCCAGCAGGCCTTCGTGGCGGTGGAGGATCGAGCCAGCGTCTGA
- a CDS encoding flagellar biosynthesis protein FlhA: MSWRSFLSPAVALPGGILTIIVLMVVPIPAMMLDLFFVLNIAFSVAILMAAMNAEKPLDFSSFPSVLLFATLLRLALNVASTRVVLLNGHEGDAAAGKVIEAFGAFLIGGNFAVGLFVFMILMIINLVVVTKGAGRVSEVSARFTLDALPGKQMAIDADLAAGLMTADEAKARRREIATEADFYGSMDGASKFVKGDAVAALLILMVNIIAGLVLGMVTHGLSAAEAGQRYVTLAVGDALVASIPALLLSIAAAVIVTRVSDTRNLTGQIGGQLADPRIWLPVACILAAMGMIPAMPQSVFLPLSGGCFALWRTLGRRKAAAALHVEPEPRPDPAKISIEDVSEQSLVTIELGFGLIHLADERRGAPLIARLTGLRRQLCQSFGFVIPQFRIKDSFDLPPDRYRITLGGAPLGSGQLRPGLMLAIDTGEAGTGAAPLEGEQTRDPSFGCPAVWIEARSRDLAVAEGYLVVDAESVIATHVNQLLSARPQELLGPDEVRELLDTVRERHSQLIETITPQPLSLAAITRLLRSLLADGISLAHPLPVLASLSQAAQQTTDHDRLIDMLRADLGPMLVGSICAPDERLPVITLAAELEEMVVGGLHDPTSGQIVIEPDLARSIGERIVTILSQRPPHEGAPALIVQPRARRPLAALLKLRAPGCAVLSINELPAAQPIEVIAVIGGENNAPPQIASGAPESMHDREPLAA, encoded by the coding sequence GTGAGTTGGCGTTCGTTTCTCTCGCCCGCGGTGGCGCTGCCCGGCGGCATTCTGACGATCATCGTGCTGATGGTCGTGCCGATCCCGGCGATGATGCTGGACTTGTTCTTCGTCCTCAACATCGCCTTTTCGGTCGCCATTTTGATGGCGGCGATGAACGCCGAGAAGCCGCTGGATTTCTCGTCCTTCCCCTCTGTCCTGCTCTTCGCCACCCTGTTGCGGCTGGCGTTGAACGTCGCCTCGACGCGGGTCGTTCTGCTCAACGGGCACGAGGGCGATGCCGCCGCGGGCAAGGTGATCGAGGCGTTCGGCGCATTCCTCATCGGCGGCAACTTCGCAGTCGGCCTGTTCGTGTTCATGATCCTGATGATCATCAATCTGGTGGTGGTGACCAAGGGTGCGGGCCGGGTGTCGGAAGTCTCCGCCCGTTTCACGCTCGATGCGTTGCCGGGCAAGCAGATGGCGATCGACGCCGACCTTGCCGCCGGCCTGATGACCGCCGACGAGGCCAAGGCGCGGCGCCGCGAAATCGCCACCGAGGCCGACTTCTACGGTTCGATGGACGGCGCCAGCAAGTTCGTGAAGGGCGATGCCGTTGCCGCTCTGCTGATCCTCATGGTCAACATAATCGCCGGACTCGTGCTGGGGATGGTAACGCATGGTCTCTCCGCGGCGGAGGCCGGCCAGCGCTACGTGACCCTCGCGGTCGGCGATGCCCTGGTGGCTTCGATCCCGGCGTTGCTGCTGTCGATTGCCGCGGCGGTCATCGTCACCCGCGTTTCCGATACCCGCAACTTGACCGGCCAGATCGGCGGCCAGCTCGCCGATCCGCGCATCTGGCTGCCGGTCGCGTGCATCCTCGCCGCGATGGGAATGATCCCGGCCATGCCGCAATCGGTGTTCCTGCCGCTCTCCGGCGGATGCTTCGCGCTCTGGCGGACGCTGGGGCGGCGCAAGGCCGCGGCGGCGCTGCACGTTGAGCCCGAACCGCGACCCGACCCCGCCAAGATCAGCATCGAGGACGTTTCGGAACAATCGCTGGTTACGATCGAGCTTGGCTTCGGGCTGATCCACCTCGCGGACGAGCGGCGCGGCGCGCCGCTGATCGCCCGCCTCACCGGACTGCGGCGGCAGCTGTGCCAGTCCTTCGGTTTCGTCATCCCCCAGTTCCGCATCAAGGACAGCTTCGATCTGCCGCCCGATCGCTATCGCATCACCCTGGGCGGGGCGCCGCTCGGCTCGGGACAGCTGCGCCCCGGCCTCATGCTTGCGATCGACACGGGCGAGGCAGGAACCGGCGCCGCTCCGCTCGAAGGCGAGCAGACCCGCGATCCGAGCTTCGGCTGTCCGGCGGTGTGGATCGAGGCGCGCTCGCGCGACCTCGCGGTCGCCGAAGGGTACCTGGTGGTCGACGCCGAGAGTGTTATTGCCACCCACGTCAACCAGCTCCTCTCCGCCAGGCCGCAGGAACTGCTCGGTCCCGACGAAGTGCGCGAGCTGCTCGACACCGTCCGCGAGCGGCATTCGCAGTTGATCGAGACGATAACGCCGCAGCCCCTGTCGCTGGCTGCCATAACGCGGCTGCTGCGCTCGCTGCTGGCGGACGGCATTTCGCTCGCGCACCCATTGCCGGTGCTCGCCAGTCTCTCGCAGGCCGCCCAGCAGACGACCGATCACGATCGGCTGATCGACATGCTTCGCGCCGACCTCGGCCCGATGCTGGTCGGCAGCATTTGCGCACCCGACGAGCGTTTGCCCGTCATCACGCTTGCTGCCGAGCTGGAGGAAATGGTCGTCGGCGGGCTCCACGACCCGACGAGCGGTCAGATCGTTATCGAGCCCGATCTCGCGCGGTCGATCGGCGAACGCATCGTCACCATTCTTTCGCAGCGTCCTCCGCACGAAGGCGCGCCGGCGCTGATCGTCCAGCCACGCGCCCGGCGCCCGCTGGCGGCGCTGCTCAAGCTCCGCGCCCCCGGGTGTGCGGTGCTGTCCATCAACGAATTGCCCGCCGCGCAGCCGATCGAGGTGATCGCGGTCATAGGAGGCGAAAACAATGCGCCGCCGCAAATTGCCAGCGGCGCGCCCGAAAGCATGCACGACAGGGAGCCTTTGGCCGCATGA
- a CDS encoding flagella basal body P-ring formation protein FlgA, which yields MRVIPHLAFGAALAAAAPVAAAGFSDPADIDRAVAEFTGAAIGVEGGARLPVDRRLKLAECSTRLAVEWYGRSQDTVVVRCPVAGGWRLFVPIESASAAAPAQDVVARGEAVSIAVHGRGFTLSRQGEALESGAIGEWIRVRPVGTKRDPIRARVLQPGKVGMDLP from the coding sequence ATGCGAGTGATCCCTCATCTTGCTTTCGGCGCCGCGCTGGCTGCCGCCGCCCCCGTTGCTGCGGCAGGATTTTCCGACCCCGCCGACATCGATCGCGCCGTCGCCGAATTCACTGGCGCTGCTATCGGCGTCGAAGGCGGCGCCCGGTTGCCGGTCGATCGCCGGCTCAAGCTCGCCGAGTGCAGTACGCGGCTGGCGGTCGAATGGTACGGGCGGTCGCAGGACACCGTAGTCGTCCGCTGTCCCGTCGCGGGCGGTTGGCGTCTCTTCGTGCCGATCGAATCCGCCTCAGCCGCAGCCCCGGCACAGGACGTCGTCGCGCGCGGCGAGGCCGTCTCCATCGCCGTTCACGGCCGGGGCTTCACGCTCTCGCGTCAAGGCGAGGCTCTGGAGAGCGGGGCGATCGGCGAGTGGATCCGTGTACGTCCCGTGGGGACCAAGCGGGATCCGATCAGGGCGCGCGTCCTGCAGCCCGGCAAAGTCGGCATGGATTTGCCGTAA
- a CDS encoding lytic transglycosylase domain-containing protein, translating into MSGISPVQRSEAHAAIARASAATGVNFDYLLAQAKLESGLDAGARAGSSSAAGLYQFVSGTWLETLDRHGSEHGLDWAGAAITKSGGRTTIDDPAARAQIMALRFDPNVSALMAAELARDNSAELSGFLGREPEPAELYLAHFLGAGGARTFLGALQDSPQASAASLFPKPAAANRAIFFDSGRPRTVGEVMDLMRTKVGAAMESGSDYPQPAGGFAASTIPPPGSFAHAAASFAGERSAGGAKRVSMAETLQATFGGSDRLGGRAGERIGEAYGKFKAFGL; encoded by the coding sequence GTGTCCGGAATATCGCCAGTCCAGAGAAGCGAAGCGCACGCCGCCATTGCGCGGGCGTCTGCCGCGACCGGTGTCAATTTCGACTACCTGCTCGCCCAGGCGAAACTCGAATCCGGTCTCGATGCTGGAGCCCGGGCTGGCAGCTCAAGCGCAGCCGGTCTCTATCAGTTCGTTTCCGGGACCTGGCTGGAAACCCTCGACCGTCACGGCAGCGAGCACGGTCTCGATTGGGCCGGCGCCGCGATTACCAAGAGCGGCGGACGCACCACGATTGACGATCCGGCTGCCCGTGCGCAGATCATGGCTCTGCGCTTCGATCCCAACGTCTCCGCCCTGATGGCGGCCGAACTGGCCCGCGACAACTCGGCCGAACTGAGCGGCTTTCTCGGCCGCGAGCCGGAACCGGCCGAACTCTACCTGGCGCACTTCCTCGGCGCGGGCGGCGCGCGCACCTTTCTCGGTGCGCTGCAGGATAGCCCGCAGGCCTCCGCCGCCAGCCTGTTCCCCAAGCCGGCCGCGGCCAACCGCGCCATCTTTTTCGATTCCGGCCGGCCGCGCACGGTTGGCGAGGTCATGGATCTGATGCGGACGAAAGTCGGCGCAGCCATGGAGTCCGGGTCCGACTATCCGCAGCCGGCAGGCGGTTTCGCCGCTTCGACGATACCGCCGCCAGGCTCTTTCGCGCATGCCGCCGCCTCGTTTGCCGGCGAGCGATCCGCAGGCGGCGCCAAGCGCGTATCGATGGCTGAAACGCTGCAGGCGACCTTCGGCGGCTCCGATCGCCTCGGCGGCCGCGCCGGTGAGCGCATCGGCGAAGCTTACGGCAAGTTCAAGGCATTCGGCCTGTGA